A window of [Clostridium] innocuum genomic DNA:
CGGTGGTATATCCGGTTATTATGGTGGATGGATTGACAATCTTCTTATGCGTTTTGCGGAAATTGTGTACTCTCTGCCATTTACACCACTGATTCTTGTACTGGCATATAATATGTTATGGACACCGTCAAATGTGAAAATGTATATCGTATCGTTTCTGATCGGTGTGCTGTCGTGGCCGGGACTGGCGCGTCTTGTGCGCGGACAGATTCTGTCACTTCGCGAACAGGAATTCATGCAGGCCTGCGAGGCACTTGGTCTGAGTGATTTTTCAAAAATATTCAAGCATCTGATACCGAATGTTTTATCCATGATCATTGTTAATGCGACATTGTCCATGGCGAGTGCTATTCTGACAGAGGCCGGATTATCTTTCCTTGGTATGGGTGTTACCGCACCTACGCCTTCCTGGGGAAATCTGATGGAACTGGCAAGAAATACCGAAGTCTTCCAGGACTTTCCATGGAACTGGCTGCCTGCCGGTATCATGTGTCTGCTGACCGTTATCTCCATCAATCTGATTGGAGAGGGACTGCGTGATGCGTTTGACCCGAAAGATATACGATAGGAGCTGGTGAGTATGGAACAAGTAAAGAACAAGAAAATATTGGATGTTGAAAATCTGAAAGTATATTTCTATACAAAAAAGGGTGTTTCCAAGGCGGTAGACGGAAACAACTTCAAAATGTACGAAAATGAAACACTGGCAATCGTTGGGGAATCCGGCTGTGGAAAGAGTGTTACGGCCATGAGTATCCTTGGTCTGGTGGATGAACCCGGTAAAATCGGGGAAGACAGCAAGATCATGTATGGTGACAAAAACCTTGCGACAT
This region includes:
- a CDS encoding ABC transporter permease is translated as MAKENVNQTEIKLDKSDTMGPWQIAWNKFRQNKIAMAGLIIFILIVLAVIFVPIISGVNVNDYSFDTKNIGPNAEHWLGTDQQGRDVFFRLFLGGRISIMVGIIAALITVLLGCVIGGISGYYGGWIDNLLMRFAEIVYSLPFTPLILVLAYNMLWTPSNVKMYIVSFLIGVLSWPGLARLVRGQILSLREQEFMQACEALGLSDFSKIFKHLIPNVLSMIIVNATLSMASAILTEAGLSFLGMGVTAPTPSWGNLMELARNTEVFQDFPWNWLPAGIMCLLTVISINLIGEGLRDAFDPKDIR